The region aTTAACAGCCGCTCTCTCGGCTCCAGAACTGGAGACGTTCCAAAAATCATCCACGGGTCACCTTCGCGCCTTGTCCAAGTTTGCAAAGTCTGGTGCGACAGAGGAATTCTCCATCGATACCTTCACACCTTCAGTTGTGGGACTTCAAGGACGACGGCGACTGAAGAGGTCTGACTCAGTAGCTGCCAATCATGGCCCAAGAACTGCTCAACGACCGACCACATCAGCGTGGACAGCTGGACATTGGATGGACGCACAGCGACAATTCTTGCAGGCTTACGAGTACCTTTGCCATATCGGAGAAGCCAAAGAGTGGATTGAAGAGATTATCCAACAACAAATTCCACCGATCGTGCACCTTGAAGAAGGCCTGCGTGATGGTGTTACCCTAGCTGAAATCGTGCAATCAATGTACCCCAATCGACCCTTGCGGATCTTTCGGCATCCGAAATTGCAGTACCGGCACTCAGACAATATAGCCTTGTTCTTCAGATTCCTCGACGAGGTGGAGTTACCGGAGCTCTTCAGGTTTGAGCTTATCGACTTgtacgagaagaagaatatacCCAAAGTGATACACTGTATCCACGCGCTGTCATGGCTATTATTCAAGAACGGTCTTGTCGACTTCCGAATGGGTAACCTTGTTGGTCAACTACAGTTCGAACACCATGAACTAGAACAGACCCAGAAAGGTCTAGATAAGGCAGGGGTTAGCATGCCGAGCTTTACTGGCATGGCCGCCAACTTCGGCGCTGAGCCAGAACCTGAACCCGAGTCAGAAGAGGACCGAATCGAACGAGAACTACGCGAAAACGAAGATTCTATTGTCGATTTCCAGGCTCAACTCCGGGGCGCGATGTTACGTTTAAGCTTGGGCAACTTGATGAACGATCTGTGGGACTTCGAGCCGCTACTCGTCGAGCTTCAATCCATGATACGAGCAGATTGGACGAGGCAAGTGGTCCAGTATCGCATCGATATGCGAAAGTTTGCCGTCAACCTCCAAGCAAATTGCCGCGGGTTCATCGCGCGACATCGCCAAAGGGATACCAAGCAAAATTACAAGGCCCTCGAGAAAAACATTCTCCAGTTTCAAAGCGCAATTCGGGGTTCTAAAGCTAGGGTTCAAGCAGATTATCTCCGCATTCAGCTGTTGAGACAGGAATCGGGGATTAAACAAATTCAAGCTGCTGTCAGGGGTGCTCTTCAACGTAAAGCCGTCTACGATCTTTACGATGACGTCTCAGACGCCGAGGGGCAGGTCAAACTGCTGCAGGCTGCTATCCGTGGAGCTTTGCAACGCTCACGAGTCTCAAAACAATACGAAGAGGCCCAGTGTGCGGAGGAAAAAGTTCAAGGACTGCAAGCAGCAATTCGCGGTGCGTTGCTGCGTAGCCGCATGGGCGCTCAGTCAGAAGAGATTGCGCAAGCCGAGGGAAGTGCAGATGTTGTTCAGGCGGCAATTCGAGGGATGCTGCTTCGTCAAAATATCGCCCAAACGCTTTCGTCTCTCGGTGCCGAAACTCAGTCGATAGTATCTATCCAAGCATACGCCCGTGCCGCAGCCGCTAGAAAATCACAGTCTGCATTGAACGCGTCGCTTGCTAGGGAAATGCAAAGCTTTATTAACCTTCAATCTATGGTTCGTGGCGGCTCTCTGCGAAAAGACATTGCAACTACACGAGAGGCACTGGCGCAACACCTTTCTTCGTTGATTGACATCCAAAGCACTGCCCGTGCCAATGCCTTGCGGTCTTTCTTGGAGTCCCAGAGGGAAGCTCTCGCAAAAGAGAGCAGCTCTGTTTTGGACGTTCAATCCATGGCCCGCGGTGTCATCCTAAGGTCGCgcctggaagaggatcgCTCAAGGCTGCAACAGGAAGAACCCGCCATCGTGGAGCTCCAAGCACTCGCCCGCGCAGCTGTTCTACGGATCCACGTTGGAGATATTCTAGAGCAGCTGGACGATTGTGACTATGAGATCAGCGAATTACAAGCGCATATCAGAGCCATGATCGTCCGAGTAGATGTCGGTCAAACACTGGCTGAGCTTGCAGCCGAAGAAGACATCATCACCGATTTCCAGTCCCGAATCAGAGGACACGTTGTCCGAGCGAAATTTGAAGAAAAACGCCGTTACTACCAGGAGAACATGGAGAAAGTCGTCAAGGCGCAAAGCTTTGTGCGGGGCCGAATCCAAGGCCAGGCATACAAGAGTCTCACAAGCGGTAAAAATCCACCTGTAGGAACGGTAAAAGGATTCGTGCACCTTCTAAACGACAGCGAGTTCGACTTTGATGAGGAAATCGAGTCCGATCGCACCAGAAAGTTAGTGGTACAGCAGGTTCGGCAAAACGAAATGGCGGAACAGTACATCAGTCAGCTTGATATCAAGATTGCTCTTCTGGTGAAGAACAAAATCACGCTGGACGAGGTTGTCAAACACCAGAAACACTTCGGTGGTCACGTTGGGAATCTGCTTTCCAATACAGAGATCTCCTCGAAGGACCCATTCGATCTCAAAGCTCTAAACAAAACTTCGCGGAGGAAATTAGAATACTATCAagtgttcttcttcctccttcaaaCGCAATCTCAGTACCTCGCCAAACTTTTCCGACGTCTCCGTGAAGTAAACACCCCTGAAAAGGAGTACGAAAGGATACGGCACTTAATGATGGGTCTCTTCGGGTATTCTCAGAAAAGGCGTGAGGAGTACTACCTCATCAAGTTGCTAGCTCGTTCAGCTCGGGAGGAGGTCGAGAGCTTTACTTCTATCCACGAGTATTTGcgctgcagctccttctgGAACAAGCTTTTTGCATCGTATATCAAATCCCCTCGTGACCGGAAATTCATGCGAGATGTCCTCAGTACGGCAGTGAAAGAAAACATTGTCGAAAACTCCGAGTTGGATCTGGAAAGTGATCCGATACAAATCTACCGTTCCGCCATCAATAACGAGGAGCTCAGGACTGGACAGCGCAGTCGACGTCCGCTTGATATTCCGAGAGAAGAAGCCATCCGAGACCCCGAAACAAGGGCGACTTTCATCCAACATCTGCAAGACCTTCGAGACATTGCAGATCAATTCTTTGCtgcgctggaagagcttCTGTATCGCATGCCCTTCGGAATCCGTTACATTGCCAAGGACATGTATGAAAGCCTACTTTCTCGGTTCTCCAGCGAAGACCCAGGGTACATCCTTCAGACGGTTGGTCATTGGGTGTGGAAGAATTATTTCCAGCCAGCGATCATGGAACCAGAGAAGTTCGGAGTGGTGGACAGGGGGTTGACGCAAGAGCAAAAGCGGAACTTGTCGGAGATTGCAAAAGTCATCGCTCAAGCTTCATCTGGGCGGCTTTTTGGTGCAGAGAATGTATATCTTCAGCCTTTGAACACCTACATTGCGGAGTGCATTCAACGACTGGGGGACATCTGGGGTGAATGTAAGTATTCAATTTTAAGAAATGGCTTAATGTGAGGCTAACAGACATGCAACAGTGATCACCGTCCAGGATGCCGAAACATACTTTGACATTGATGAGTTCAACGACCTTTACGCCAAAACAAAACCAACATTATACATCAAAATGTCTGATATATTCTCTATCCACCACCTGGTCGCTTCCAACATCCACTACATCTGCCCCAATCCGGACGACTTCCTGAAAGAGGTGGTCCGCGACCTGGGGAATGTCAAGTCGAATGAGAACGAGTTGATGAGCGTCAACTCTTCTGAAATTAATTTGACATTGATCCCAAAACTCGCGCAAACCGAAGGTGAGGCGCAATCGATCCTAATATATCTGTATTACATACTGACAAGTCCAATTAGATCCGGAAGCCGATGTCAAGGCTTTGTTCATGGAGACCAAGAGATGCGTACTCTATATCATTCGTGTACAGTCTGGAGCCAACCTTTTGGAGATTATGGTGACGCCACCTACCAAGGAAGACGAAGGGAAATGGATGACACTCGTGCGTGATGAGCTGAGTGCCCATAACACAGAACGAAGCGCATACTCCGAAGCCAATAGCCTAGTTGATATCGCCTCCATGGGCTATTCAGAGTTGAAGCGAACGGCCCTGGAAAACATCTTGCAACTTGAACGCGCAGGAAAGATccgccgcaacaaccacTACCAAGATCTTCTCAACGCCATCGCCATTGACATCCGAACAAAACATCGCCGCAGAATCCAACGCCAGCGAGAATTGGAAAGTGCTCATATGACCCTTAACCGCCTCAACGGTCAAGCTGTTTGGTTGGACCAGCAGCTCAAGACATATAACGATTATATCGAGCAGGCAATGGTGACGTTGCAAAGCAAAAAAGGCAAGAAGAGGTTCCTTATGCCTTTTACTAAACAATGGGATCACCAACGTGAGCTTCAAAAAACCGGCAAGGTATTCAAGTTTGGATCGTACAAATACTCGGCCCGAAATCTCGCGGACAAAGGAGTCCTGGTCTATTGGAAGGGCTATACAGAACGACAGTGGGATCGCGTTGACCTGACCATTTCGAGTAATGAAGTCGGCGTCTTCACACTCGATGGAAGCAGCGGTCCCATGATGGTCCCCGGCGCCAATGCACAGGTTCCCTTGGATGACCTCCTGCAAGCTCAGTTCAACAATATGCAGTTCCTCGACTTCTTTGAAGGAGCCCTGCGGGTCAACGTCAATCTGTTCCTGCATCTAATTATGAGGAAATTTTATAACGAATAATTGCCTCAAGGTGTTTCGGTTGTTTCTTTTTGGGGGGAGGGTGTCCCTTTCCTTCAACAACGCATGATAAATACTCCCTACATGTTCTTGCATTGTCTTTCCTCATGATATCCCCATTTCCCTTCATGGTATGTTTCAGACCCCAAAAGCACCCACATGTGGCTTGCATTAGACAAGCTCGGGGcaaatcttattattttctcCATACTCTTTTACTTTGCTTTTTGAACCTGTTAGCGATGGTTCCCTTGTGATTTCATTCTCTACGTGCTGGTCATAAAGTCGGTGCAATGCGACTACCTACACGATTACCTTCTCTGTGATGATTTGAACGAAACATGTACTTATGTGTGTATGTACCGACTGAATGGCATATTATAATGTTAACTTAAGTGTAACTGTAAACGTGAGTTTGTAGATTTGCCTCTGGCCGTAGCTGGGGCGTCAGGGGTGCCACGTGACGTCTTTGGGGCCCGACGGCGGATGGGGGTGGCCAGCTGGAACTTGATTCTCTCCTCCAAGGCGCTCTCTGTCCTCGACCTTCAATTGTTCTCTCCTAGGCTCGGcctctcctctttttccAGACTGATCGTGTGCGCCAAGCTTCACTCTTCCCAATCGGCGCACCATGGATTTCGATAACCTCAAGAACCAGGTCAGCAACCTGACCTTGTACGATCTCAAGGCGGGAGTGCGCAAGGTCCAGAATGGTAAGCACAGGCCCTCAGCAAGAtgcctcaacaaccccaaaCGTTCGCCTCTATATTTTGGAGCTTTAATTATGTGCTAACAATCTTACAGCTGTCATGAATTACACTGAGATGGAGACCAAGGTTCGTCATCCTCCCGACCGTTCCCATTCGCGATGTCGGCAACACTCCGCACCCTGACTGTGGGGTGCCACTGTTATGGTATCCGTCACTTATACCTGCTAGGTCCGAGAAGCTACAAACAATGAGCCTTGGGGTGCCTCCACAACGTTGATGCAGGAAATTGCTACTGGGACCCATCACTAGTCAGTTACCTTCTTTACATTGTGTCGCAACTGGACTTTTACTGACCCCGTGTGGCATGTTTATAGCCAACTACTTAACGAGATTATGCCTATGATCTACAAGCGATTCACGGACAAGACATCAGAGGAATGGCGACAAATCTATAAGGTACGAATCATCCAGCAAGGACCGTTCCTCCCGAGGTTTGCTGACGGCGTCCCCTTCTCGAATTACAGGGTCTCCAACTTCTTGAATTCCTGATTAAAAACGGATCAGAACGTGTTGTCGACGATGCCAGATCTCACCTGTCCCTCATTCGCATGCTCCGTCAATTCCACTACATCGACCCGAATGGCAAGGATCAAGGAATCAACGTGCGGAACCGTGCGCAGGAGCTGGTTAAGCTGCTGGGTGACGTCGAACTGATCCGTgctgaaagaaagaaggccAGGGCTAATCGTAACAAATTCCGTGGATTTGAGGGCGGAGCCGGAGTTGGAGGTGGTATCGGCGGCGGGATCGGAAGCTCTGGAGGGGGTCGATATGGAGGCTTCGGCAGCGAGAGCCTCTCCTTTGGCGGATACAGCGGAGGTGTCTACGGGGACGGCGGTGGCTTTGGAGGCGCAGCCGGGGACTTTGAGGATTCCGGACGACGCTCCAATCGGTTTGACGAATACGACGAGTACGATGAGGCAGACGCTGCCCCTGCCCGGAGACGTGCCGCCAGTCCTCCCCGTACCCAACGAGAAGCCAAAAAACCTGAGGCCCCGAAGGCGCCTGAGCCAGATCTACTCGATATCCTCGATGATGAACCCACCGCTGCCGCACCGGCCCCTGCGCAAACTAGTTCCTCCGTTGCCGCTGGGAAGCAGCCTGCAAGCAGCAATGGCCTTAATATGCTAGACCCTGCGCCggctgatgatgacgatgacttCGATGATTTCCAGTCGGCCCCCCAGGCAGCTCCCTCCAACACATTTGGTATCCCACCACCTGCCTCAACCGTTAGCACGAATTCCACCACCCAGTTTGCTGCCCCACGGCCCGTGTCGGGAACACAAGGGTCGAACTTGGACGGCATTGTTGGGTTCACTTCgatgacaccaacaccgacctCGAGTGGATTCGCATCCCCTACACTTTCTACTCAAAACTCGAAGCCCGCC is a window of Aspergillus puulaauensis MK2 DNA, chromosome 4, nearly complete sequence DNA encoding:
- a CDS encoding putative Ras GTPase activating protein (BUSCO:EOG09260GF5;~COG:Z;~EggNog:ENOG410PFE1;~InterPro:IPR000048,IPR001936,IPR000593,IPR008936, IPR001715,IPR036872;~PFAM:PF03836,PF00307,PF00616,PF00612;~go_function: GO:0005515 - protein binding [Evidence IEA];~go_process: GO:0007165 - signal transduction [Evidence IEA];~go_process: GO:0043087 - regulation of GTPase activity [Evidence IEA]) yields the protein MSMHTASLRRAQTDLPTQTSSPLRHDSTASTNSSVYSVSSSSFAPSRTSTVSSNASVGSVTGPGHKRGKSEVNTAAMHQSMGVGAPEWSNASATYKDIRRSLRPLTQAPNSSPPANKHVSFRHSRSQTVDNPQYWKENRPQTPETSYGHNQDTEPLKEKGSHNVITSPKPSSPHHDSPLARSHVRANHSHSVSSPHPPQLTAALSAPELETFQKSSTGHLRALSKFAKSGATEEFSIDTFTPSVVGLQGRRRLKRSDSVAANHGPRTAQRPTTSAWTAGHWMDAQRQFLQAYEYLCHIGEAKEWIEEIIQQQIPPIVHLEEGLRDGVTLAEIVQSMYPNRPLRIFRHPKLQYRHSDNIALFFRFLDEVELPELFRFELIDLYEKKNIPKVIHCIHALSWLLFKNGLVDFRMGNLVGQLQFEHHELEQTQKGLDKAGVSMPSFTGMAANFGAEPEPEPESEEDRIERELRENEDSIVDFQAQLRGAMLRLSLGNLMNDLWDFEPLLVELQSMIRADWTRQVVQYRIDMRKFAVNLQANCRGFIARHRQRDTKQNYKALEKNILQFQSAIRGSKARVQADYLRIQLLRQESGIKQIQAAVRGALQRKAVYDLYDDVSDAEGQVKLLQAAIRGALQRSRVSKQYEEAQCAEEKVQGLQAAIRGALLRSRMGAQSEEIAQAEGSADVVQAAIRGMLLRQNIAQTLSSLGAETQSIVSIQAYARAAAARKSQSALNASLAREMQSFINLQSMVRGGSLRKDIATTREALAQHLSSLIDIQSTARANALRSFLESQREALAKESSSVLDVQSMARGVILRSRLEEDRSRLQQEEPAIVELQALARAAVLRIHVGDILEQLDDCDYEISELQAHIRAMIVRVDVGQTLAELAAEEDIITDFQSRIRGHVVRAKFEEKRRYYQENMEKVVKAQSFVRGRIQGQAYKSLTSGKNPPVGTVKGFVHLLNDSEFDFDEEIESDRTRKLVVQQVRQNEMAEQYISQLDIKIALLVKNKITLDEVVKHQKHFGGHVGNLLSNTEISSKDPFDLKALNKTSRRKLEYYQVFFFLLQTQSQYLAKLFRRLREVNTPEKEYERIRHLMMGLFGYSQKRREEYYLIKLLARSAREEVESFTSIHEYLRCSSFWNKLFASYIKSPRDRKFMRDVLSTAVKENIVENSELDLESDPIQIYRSAINNEELRTGQRSRRPLDIPREEAIRDPETRATFIQHLQDLRDIADQFFAALEELLYRMPFGIRYIAKDMYESLLSRFSSEDPGYILQTVGHWVWKNYFQPAIMEPEKFGVVDRGLTQEQKRNLSEIAKVIAQASSGRLFGAENVYLQPLNTYIAECIQRLGDIWGELITVQDAETYFDIDEFNDLYAKTKPTLYIKMSDIFSIHHLVASNIHYICPNPDDFLKEVVRDLGNVKSNENELMSVNSSEINLTLIPKLAQTEDPEADVKALFMETKRCVLYIIRVQSGANLLEIMVTPPTKEDEGKWMTLVRDELSAHNTERSAYSEANSLVDIASMGYSELKRTALENILQLERAGKIRRNNHYQDLLNAIAIDIRTKHRRRIQRQRELESAHMTLNRLNGQAVWLDQQLKTYNDYIEQAMVTLQSKKGKKRFLMPFTKQWDHQRELQKTGKVFKFGSYKYSARNLADKGVLVYWKGYTERQWDRVDLTISSNEVGVFTLDGSSGPMMVPGANAQVPLDDLLQAQFNNMQFLDFFEGALRVNVNLFLHLIMRKFYNE
- the ENT3 gene encoding epsin-3, clathrin recruitment and traffic between the Golgi and endosome (BUSCO:EOG09263WB5;~COG:F;~EggNog:ENOG410PJ8R;~InterPro:IPR013809,IPR008942;~PFAM:PF01417) encodes the protein MDFDNLKNQVSNLTLYDLKAGVRKVQNAVMNYTEMETKVREATNNEPWGASTTLMQEIATGTHHYQLLNEIMPMIYKRFTDKTSEEWRQIYKGLQLLEFLIKNGSERVVDDARSHLSLIRMLRQFHYIDPNGKDQGINVRNRAQELVKLLGDVELIRAERKKARANRNKFRGFEGGAGVGGGIGGGIGSSGGGRYGGFGSESLSFGGYSGGVYGDGGGFGGAAGDFEDSGRRSNRFDEYDEYDEADAAPARRRAASPPRTQREAKKPEAPKAPEPDLLDILDDEPTAAAPAPAQTSSSVAAGKQPASSNGLNMLDPAPADDDDDFDDFQSAPQAAPSNTFGIPPPASTVSTNSTTQFAAPRPVSGTQGSNLDGIVGFTSMTPTPTSSGFASPTLSTQNSKPAAQPKPSGYQAATPNYFTSVATQQAPSLGHRPAMPSTSSFSSATSPATPTAGSKPAASKPSGDAFGSLWSSASASAGIQKSSSNASKGPNLASMAKEKASAGIWGAQSSGLSSQAPSQQSSQQAPKTGSSGLDDLLG